GTGGCGCCGGGAGCTTGTGCACGCGCGACAAATCTCGGGCACCGTGTCCGATGGACAGTGCCGCACGAAGTGCATCAGTGCTTCAAACAAGCCTATTACTGCCTGTGACACGCCCAGCGCTAGCTCCTGCGGCAACCGGCACAAATGGGGAATGGACTGACAGGTGAGGAATATGGCTACCCGTACCACTAGCTGGTGCGAGGGAAACGTCGCGTGCAGTGCGCGAACAGTCGCGGCAATTTCCTCAAACTGTCGTGCCGTAGGTTGCTCTCGTTTGACGAGCTTCACCGACAGTCGTATCAGCTTGTAACAGTTGGCATACGGTTCGCTACGAATGGCTTCGAATATGGCGAGGAATCCGGCAAACTGACAGTAGTTCGCATTGTCTGCCACTGCGTACGCTAGAATGGTCTCCAGATAACCAACGGCATCCCCTAGCAAGCTGATCAGCTCTTGCTCGTCCGGCTTAACGATCTTCAGCATCGTGTCCATAATGGTTTGGTACAGCAGTTTCGCTTTTGCCTGACTGACGGAATGCAATCGGCAGAGTATGGCCATCCCGTTGTCGAACACTTCCCGGAAAAGGTCCAAGGCCGGCTGACGGATGCCATCGGCTGTTCGTGGCTTACCCGCCTCGTGTACCAACAGTTTGCGCTGCATTTCTATCAACAAATCCGCCCCGTCTTCTATCTCTTCCACGGTGGCGCTTTTTGCCATCTCGTGTACCGTCTTAAGCACGGCCCGCTTGACCCGTGCGTACAGATCCGCCTGCTCATCCTCGATCGTAAACAAGCTCATTAGCCGAGCGATGTGTAGCTTCGTCCACCGGCAGCAATCTTTCCGGTTGAGCGCCACGAACGTATTGTACAGTCGGGCCACCAGGAAACACCGTGTCGTTTTCTCCGCATCGTGGCAAGCGTGCAGAAACTCCTCGAACAACGACCGGCAAGCCTTGCCGGCGGCCGTCTCCCAGTCCCGGTCTTCCTTAAGCCCAACCCAATCGACTAGTTCCTTTACGAGGTGGGCCACACAGAGCTTGTAGTTGGGTTCGCCCGCCAATCCCTCCAAACAGCGCTGAGTGTCCTTCAATGCCCGCAGCAATGATTTCGAATCGCACGAAAGCTGTACCTCCCGGCGTACTTTCTTGATCTGTTCTTTGAACGCTGTGCCGGAAGACATGACGGCATGGGTTTGCGTGTAATATACACAACACTGAAAAGAAAAGACGTAAAACGTAACATTTCCCGTAAGTTCTTAGATCgccattgcacacacacacccggttGCTTGCAGCTTGTGCGATCAGGGCGGCATGTGTAAAATGGCGCGTTCGCGAGCTCGTGTTTTTATCTTCACATTACTTACGCTTTTGTTACTTGTTCATGCGGCGTGCTGTGGGTATATATTGCTGGTGCGCAACGCCGGTGTGTAAAATGAATAGAAAATATAATTCAACCACAAATAGACAAGCGTTCACGGTGCAAAGGTTCAGCTGGTAGCGAGAGGCGTTGTTGTGCGTTGGAAACCGTCGGCTGCTTTTGTCAGTTGCGATTGTTTCTTCAAAATGCTTCCCATCTTCCTTCTCGCTCTCGTACGCACAGTGCGTGCTAAAAGTGACACAGACCAAAAAAGGCCTTTTTGAATATAAATTGTAATGGAAAATCGCGTTCGTTTTCTCGAAAAAACCTTTTTAAGTACATAAAGAATCTTATGCTATGAGTATTGATGACCAACATAGGAAAATGAGTAAATATTCGCAATGAAAGTTAAAACGGTGCCGCATCCGATGCAAATGGTAGCGAAGAACCCTGTCGCTTAAAAAGGCCCTTTCCGAAAAGGCTTAGCGCAAAACGtcagttttcaaaaaaacgAACGTACTTCAAATCAAAGTGCAAACAACAAAGAGATTGCTTGCCAAAACAGAAACACTCTTGCAGTCCGACCAGCGAATTAACGCCATCATCTGAACGATAatatgtgttttgtgtgtcgaAACGATGCATTAACGCATCCAGTGCGAGTGGACGGAAAAAGGTTTCGCGAAAATTAgcgctcaaacacgcccaaACAGTCAGCTGCAAAGCGTCGAACCGTGGCGCTCGATCTCCTAACCTCACAACGGCAACGACTAGCGGTTGACGCAATCTCGGCTGTCGGAAGTAAGCGGTCGCGCCGATTTCCATTTATTGCAATTCGGAAtatcacacaaaaacatattgCAGTGAAGGTCTGCTTCATACGGATATTTTACAAACTGTGCATGAAAGAACCAAAAAGCTGTGCCCGTTAAGGAATAGCATACGGATTATCGAACGCGTGAGAGTGTGGAAGAGAGACAGCGTGTGGGAAAAGGACAAAGGGAACCGGTGACTTGATGTGAACAAAAACAGTGGGGTGGGATTTGTGTTTGGGGTGGTAAGATCGGTAGTGGGTTGTGGCTAAAGGAACCGGTTAAACATGAAGTCTCCGCTGCCGTTGCCTGAACTATTTGAAGAGGATGAATTTTCGTTCTCCTTTAAGAAGGTATGTAGAGGAATCAAAAACGACGCCACGTAAGCGTGCAATAGTTTTGTACCGCTTAGTTCAATGCCCCTTTTCCTCTGTCTCATTGTAGCCACGCGGACTGCACGATGCGTTCAGCAGACGACGACCGCCGAAGCTCATGCAACCGTTGAATCGCAGCATTAATGCTTCGATGGCGAACGTAATCTCGTTCCGGCTCGATGACAGCCGGGCCGAGCTGAGCGCACTGTACAACCGCCACAAACCGGAAACGTACTACGAGCAGTGCTTCGAGCAACTGACCAAGGTGGGCGAAGGTTCGTTCGGGGAGGTGTTCAAGGTGCGCAGCCGCACGGACGGTCGGCTGTACGCGGTGAAAAAGTCGAAAACCTACTTCCGCAGCTCGCAGTGCCGCCAGCTGTGCCTGGAGGAGGTGCGCCGGTACGAGCAGTTCTCCGACCACGAGAACTGCGTCAAGCTGTACCAGGCGTGGGAGCAGGATGATCGGCTGTACATGCAGATGGAGCTGTGTCGCGAAAACCTGGAGGTGTACGcacgcgagcagcagcagctgccggACGAGCGCATCTGGTCGATACTGCTCGATCTGCTGCTGGCGCTTAAAAGCCTGCACGATCGCAACCTCATCCATCTGGACATTAAGCTGGACAACATTCTCGTGACGGACGACGGGACCTGCAAGCTGGCCGACTTCGGGATCGTGTTCGATCTGACGAAGAGCAATCCGCGGTACGCCACCGAGGGTGATTCGCGCTACATGGCGCCGGAGCTGATGGAGGGCACGTACACGAAGGCGGCCGACATCTTTAGCCTCGGCATAGCGACACTCGAGCTGGCCTGCAATCTCGAGCTGCCACCGAACGGGCGAATGTGGCAGCGTTTGCGCAACGGGCAGCCCCTGCCCGAGCTGTTGGCGCGCAAGGTTTCTCCCACGCTGAAGGACATCATCCACAGCATGATGCGCCCGGTCCCGGCCGAGCGACCCACCGTCGACGTGCTGCTGAAGCATCCGATGCTGCAGAAGCTGTACGAAGCGCGAAGGCGAAGGCGAATCTTCGAGCGGACCGGGTCCTACCTCTGCCGGAAGCTTTCCAGCCTAGCGCGATTCGTGCTCGTTGCGGTAATGTGGCTGGTAGCGTGCTTTCGACTACAGCACCGGAAAGATTCTCCCGACGCGAAGGTGGAAAGAGGACAGCAGAAAGCAGCGAACAAAACGGCGAGAAGCTGCAACGGTTCGAATCTGTCCGTTGGCAGCTGTTCCCGGACGGGTATCGCATTCGGTGCGTCGCGCTCATTCCAGGAGCACTGTTCCAGCCTGCTGGCGGATGATGACAATGAGATGGATTTTAGCGGCACCGGGTTCGATAGTAGCGCATGCACGGCCGCTGGCGACGAGGCGGACTGTGATCGCACAGCCGGTACGCAGGACGGTGGCGGTACGGACAAGGAGAGTGTGCAAATTACTCCGACGCTCAACAGCTCCATGCCACCGACCCGCACACCGACGGTACGGATCGTTAACTCGACGCCcctcaaccaccaccaccaccaccacgaccatCTGCACAGGCACCATCTACAGTTTCAGCAGACGCAGCAGAGCCATTCCGGTTCGCGGCACGCAAGCCGTGTTTTCTGTTCCCCGTTGCGCATTTTGTGGTATGTTTCTATAtggtaattaaaaataatatattttctaACAACTTTTCACCTCCCCTTCGGATAGGTTTGAGGACGATGCGGACGATTTGTCGATATTGAACGATTCGCGCCGCAACCTGAAGGCGTCCTTCTCCAACTCACCCACCGCCGCATCATCCCTAAACGATAGCGACAACGATTTTCGTCCCCTCGGCTCACTGTCACAGGATTTGGACGCTTCGGGCGGTGGAAAGGGCGATGGAGAAGAAGCACCAGCGCCGCCGGGAAAAAACGGCACAACGCCGGCACATTCGTCGTTGTCGTCCCTTGCCGTTGGCGAACAATCGATTACGAGCACTCCGAACAGTTCCTTATTCAAAGCGCTAAGAACGAACGTTAGCGTAGCGAACGGTGTGACTGCATCAGCAGGCTGTGATACTCCGCTGTCCACTGGGCATTCGTCGTTTCTGATTAAGAAAAAGCTACGATTCAACGCCGAAGATGAAGATTCCGACTGAGAAGCCTTGTACGGCAGGGTACGGTGTACAGGGAGGCCGGAGTCATCCAGTAGAAGTAGGCAAAATAAGGTAAGCACTCAACACACTTTGAAAAAGGAAGCAACACTCACCCGGTCACTCTTTcgcgctctctccctctctcttttcaGTGTGTGAATTGGATAACATCCAAAATACAAGCTAACCGTATCTAATCATGAACAGATCTCAGTGCATtggtgacaaaaaaaaaaacggtggaCGGAAAACGAACCGTCGCTAACATTCATTCGCTCTCTTTTGCGCTGCGGCTTCCGCACATTTCATCAGTTCCAGGTTCGAGTCATCCGGAGGAAACAGATGCGTctgttttctcgttttttttattatttaagcaGATAATAACAAAACGCAAGATGAGAATAATAGAGCAGGGGGCGCATTATTAGTATAGTAGAATCCTTCTAGATCAGCACAAAGAGAACAGATAAAGGGAACAAATGATGCACCCGAAGTGCATTGCACTAAACAAGCGCGGTTTGGGCGTAAAACCAATGTGATATCGTGTGTAAACCCCccccaacaaacaaacagtttaacGTTTTTGTTCTCTCCTGCCTAATCACTAATGCTTAACGTTTATAATGTGCTCAACTCAATTTCGTACCCActtacgaaagcaaaaaaaaaaaaaaaacaacgcgtGAGCGCATTTAAAATGCTCCTGCATGTAACACGCTTCGATAACAAGCTCTCGGTACTAATTAATCTATTAGTATGAGCCAAGCAAACGAACATTATTGTATTAGTCGTTGCAAAAGGCTATCTTCTGGTAGTCAAAAAGGAAAGTGAAGTGAGGAGGTAGTAATAATAGTCCCGTACAAGGAAACGCTTGTACGCCACCCAATGTAGTGATTCAATTATTCATCTCGTCTTTAACCTGCTGTAGGTTTTACATGGGGTAGGTCCACAAAGTGCTTCTAGTTCATAGTGGTGGTGTAGTTTTATAATAATCTGCGGGCAACTTTTTAAGCAGTTTGAGTCAGTTGGCTTCATCCTATCCAAAGGCAATAgtagatgtgtgcgtgtgtgtgtgcacgcgagCCAGGTTGTCCATGTGTCCGGGCAATTTTTGTTTAGTCCTTTTCGAAAGAGGACTTTTTCTCTACAGTGCGGCGGGGTGGACAGGGAAATAGTATATTAAAGCTTATGGTTTTGAGTGTTTATGCATGAATGAATGTAGAGAGTCaataataaaaggaaaaaaaagtgtatggTATTTTGTTCACATATAATTaaaagctttgtttttttataatttaaactttatttttacacatcttttgctcaaacaaaaaaaacttccaaaaGGAGAACTGAAAAACTTTCAACACTGATTGCACACTCACTCAACACATTCCCACACTCCATTCCGCTTACGCCGTCAGCTCCTTGATAACGGCACCCGCAATGACGAGTCGCTGAATTTCGGACGTGCCTTCGTAAATTTCCGTAATGCGCGCATCACGATAGTGCCGCTCGGCCGGCATATCCGACACGTATCCCATGCCGCCCAGCACCTGGATCGATTGGTGCGCACAGTAGGTGGCCGCCTCGGAAGCGGCCAGCTTCGCCTGTGCTGCCTCCTTCGTGAACGGTTTCTTGTTGTCCTTCAGCCAAGCCGCTCGCCACGTTAGCAGGCGTGCCGCCTCGAGCCGGGTAGCCATATCCGCGATCTTCGTCTGGATGGCTTGCAGTTTCGCGATCGGCTTGCCGAACGCGATGCGCTTGTTGGCATAATCGACGGCACACTCCAGTGACGCTTGCGCAATGCCGAGCGCCTGGCTCGCGATTCCGATCCGTCCGGCGTCGAGCGTTTGCATCGCGATTTTGAACCCGAAACCCGGCTCGCCGAGCAGATTCTCCCTCGGGATCGCACAGTCCTCGAAGATGAGCGAGCAGGTGGAGGAGCCGCGGATGCCCAGCTTGTCCTCCTTCTTGCCCAGCGAAAAGCCGGGCGTCTCCTTCGGCACGATGAACGCGGAAATGCCCTTGTGCTTGAGCGATTTGTCCGTGGTGGCAAACACGACGGCCGCACCGGCCTCGTACCCGTTCGTAATCCAACACTTCGTACCGTTCAGCACCCAGTGGTCGCCCTTGAGCGTGGCCGTCGTGGAGGCGGCACCCGCATCCGACCCGTTGCCCGGCTCGGACAGGGCAAAGCAACCGACTCGCGACCCATCGGTGTACTCGCTGACgtatttttgctgttgctgttcgtTACCGAAATGCGTCAGTGGTCCCAGGTACAGTGAATTGTTTACCGACATGATGACACCGGCCGATGCGCATCCGCGCGAAATTTCCTCCATCGCGATGGCGTACGCGACGTAGTCTAGTCCGGTTCCGCCGTACTCTTCCTTCACCGAGATTGCCATCAGCCCGAGCTCACCCATCTTGCGGATCTGCTCGGCCGGGTAAAGGTGCTCCCGATCGAACCGGGCCGCATTCGGCACCAGCTCATTGTCCGCAAAATCGCGGCAGGTTTTCTGCAGCATCTGGTGCGTATCCGGAAGTGCCGACAGGCTGGCGATGGAGCGCGATCGGACGCGCTGGCCTGGAAGAGGCGGCAAACGGGAAGAACATTAACCGGTTAGTCCAAAGGTCAAGGTCCATCGGTGCGTGCCGTGTAGATACTGTTTTGATCTGTGCGAGATGAGAGCGACATACAGCATCCCAAAGGAATTTGCTCTACTTACCCATTCGGGAGGCAATTCGAAGGGCGAACATCATGTGGGCAGTGATGAGGTAGTTCTGAATGTTATACTTAAAGCTTACTAGTTGAGATTGTTTCGTTGCTTGCGGTAGAAATGCAAATTCACTAAAAGTATGAACGGAAGGACTTTGATCGAActgattgttttgattcccTTCTTTCAGCTGAAGTCAAATGAAATCGCTTGTCAACTGCAATACAGCTTTACTGCAGTTTCAAATTCAAGCGTGCTCGACCCGTCCGTTAAGTTATCCTCACTCAAAGTCAGCGaggtattattttaagatAAATTTATTTGCATCTTAGCGTACACCTTTTTACAAAATACTCAAATCCTATCGCATCTGCTGACTCGAAAGGGCTGACTCCGTTTTGGTAACGCCACTGCCACTGTCCGTGCACTGCACAACGCTCTGGGCGATGAACTCGATCAGCGTTCGCGTTGGCCGCCCGGCCATACCGCGCCGAATGTACGGAAAGTCGGTGCCCTTCGTTTTCATCACGTTTAGTGCATCGATGTGCATCCACTTTCCGCACGGCAGGAACTCGCGCAAGAAGGCGGCCGCCTTGCAACTGTTCGCCCCCTCGCCCTTGCCAATGTTCTGCACATCCACGTGCTCGGCCGAACAGATTTGCTGCGTGTAGTAGTTCCACAGCGGCAGGCGCCACACACGATCTCCCGTGTGAATGCTGGCATTTTGCATGCGCTGCCAGAGATCTTCCGAGTTGGTAAAGACGGCCGCGCACACCTTTCCGAACGATTCGATCGTTGCCTTCGAGATGGTGGACACGTCCACAATGTACTTCGGTCCAAAGTGTTCCGCGTACAGAAGCGCATCCACCAGCGCCAACGGTGCCTCGTTGCTCGTCTTCACGATCTCGATGCTCTTCCCGTTCTTGACCGTAATCACGTCGCCTGGCTTCATCGCATTGCAGCCCAGCATATTCTCGCACAGTGGAATCAGGGCGCGTATATTAACCGGCAGCTTCAGTGCGGCAATCGCCCGGCTGGCGGCCACGACACATGCCGCACCCGTCATATCCGCCCGCATGTCTGTCAAAGCCTCCAGCGTCTTCAGGCAGAGACCGCCACTGTCGAAGGTGTTGCCCTGGCCGATCAGCACGATCGGTCGCTCCTTCGTGTTGGTGCCGTAGTAGCTTAGCTCGAGAAATATCGGAGGTTCGCAGGATCCCTTAGCCACCGTGAGGAAGGAGGTCATCTCCTCATTCTCCGCCCATCCGCGCACCTTCACCTCCACGTTCACGCCAGAGTTGCACAGTATCTGGACGACGTTCTGGGCAAAGGTTGTCGGGGTCATCAAATTCGATGGCGTTTCCTGCAGCTGGCGGGCAAGATTCTGTGCCTCTGCCTTCGCCAGCCCGATGCGCCATCCGTTGGAGTCGCAAGGCAGCTCGGGCTCGTAGTACAGCTGCAGCTGTGGGACAAACTTCCGTTGGTCCGGGCTTCGCAGCTCCTGGTTCACCCACAGTCCCATGTGCGCTCCTTCCGCAGCCGACTCAGCATGCCCGAAGTCTTCCACGTAGATACGGCTCGTTTCTAGCTGCTGCAGCTCCTGGCAACCGCGGGCAGCAGCGATGCGTATTGCTTCCTTCGAAATGTCCATCTTTTCTACATCGTCGTACCCGAGACACTCGCTACCCAGACCGCAGACGGCCACAGCGGAGTAAGTGGGTTCGAGATTGTACAGGACCCGCACCTCACCCCGCTTAGGCATCGGTCCGGCTAATCGAAGCATCTCTAGAAGCCGCCCACTGGTGTATGACTGCAATTTGGGCATATGTTATAAGGACATCTTTACTGGAACTTTTACTTCCATATAAATCCCGCTAATTCCCGCTACTTACCTCATTGTATTTGGCCGCCGTTGGCGTTAGAACGCCAATGTCCAGCCGGTCGTTCTCATCGGCATACACGCCGAGCACGAGACCACGGGAGGCCGGATTCGAGCATTGTTCCGCTACCTTTCCTTTATGCTGCATGTACCGCGATGCTTGATACTGAAGGGATTTTAAGGACGATGGCCGCATAATTTTTCTCAACACCGCGAGCGACATTTTTTCCGTTGGGTTCTTTTGGGCTGATTCCAgtagaagaaagagaaaatcgAAAGCAAATTTCCAAAGTACTCCGTCCGTCCGACCTCTGCGAAAGACTGAAATCAAATGTTTCGTAGTATGGTTCACGCGCACATACCGCTCCTGCTCGATCAGTGTGTACTGCGATTGAATAATTTCGTACCGGGTTTATTTTACATCCCGGCAACGGCTCTGCACCGAACCGAACTGTTTGACCCCTACGTCCGGCGCTGACATTGCGAACCGAGCGAAACTGTAACTCCTCAACCCCAGCGTATATACGCACGCACTCGGAGCAGATCTGTCATTCCGTCGCATACGTGAAAAAACGGGAAATGCTCAGAAAACACAGAGAGGAAGCAAATTTGGgaagtgtttttgttgccattcCGCAGCAGGAGGGCATCTGGGCAGGAAAAATCGATACAACTATTTGTAAATACAGTGCGACGACAGCGACcacggtggtgcgcgtgtgATTTGTGCTTATGTGCCGTTCCttccaaaatcaaaacatattCAAGGTGTAGTGCAGTAGGAAGAAAAAATTTGGATGTGTGCTCCCTCTGTGGCTCGGGCCCGTACCGAGGAATGTgattattgctgctgctgctgttgctggttgtGCTGGGAAAGCTATAAAATTTATAATCCATCGGCGATAGTGGGCGTCAGTAACCGATGAACCCGTGGTGGATGTGCCAATCCGTTCGTGTGTGTGATAAAATGTGGCCCTGGTCTCTGGGGTACCACCCACAAATTCGACCAATTTAGTGAAATCGTGATATTGCACCCTGCTGCGGAAAGGCGGAAAGCAAACAATAGTGACCAGCAATAGCAGTGCAGTGCGCGCCGTAAGTCACGCACATCCCACcgacgagtgtgtgtgcgatgtgCAGTGGTGTGCGGTGATCCAATTCGTACGCGAGTGCATTTGTGCGTTGGGCTCTTGGCTCAAGTGCTACCTTCCGGTCGGTGCTTTACTACCCCAGCCAGCCCGAGAAGGCCATCAAATCACTCCCAACCGACGGTACGACGGACGGGAAAGCACAGCGTTAAAAACAACGTCACCCTGCATCGTATGATAACGCCGTCACTCGTGCGACAGTCGCTTTAAAGTTTTGTGCTAACGTGTACAAAAGGGGCAAACGCATTGAATTTGCACACCGTTTTGGGCTCAGCCGAGGCTTTCACCGACTACTAGCCCGGGTGCGGGGACGAGACGAAACGGGCACCGATTCGAGATGAGCTGATAGTGGCCGGGGTTGGTCCGCGTGTTTGTTTATGATAATGTAAGTAACTGTACTGCAAATTTCCGTGACAAAGTTAAGCTGTCTATTtgtagggtgtgtgtgtgtgtgtgtgtgtgaagagcGCGCGAAGACGGCATGAAGGCACAATTCCACGGAACAAGGGAAAAAGGGTGGTGCGTATTGCTCACCGGGCGTTGGAAATGCTACACAAACAGAATCATGCGCCGTACCCGAGCTGATAAGAGAAGTTGGCGCGATAAAGCGACAAGATAATGCGATAGAACGAAGCAATTTGGAATTCTACGCCGCCCCCGTTGGTGGAATGTTTCCCTCTCTGAATGGCACTTTAGAGTGCAAAACGTAAACTTTCCCTTTTCGATCATCCACTCGGATTGCACTTCGGATCGTATCGACATTCGTACCTTCTGCGACGTTAGAAAACCATTTTTCTACCCAAACACGGAAAGCTTCTTAACCGTGTCGTGGATTCGCCCCCCGGGGGCAGCGGCGGTGGGGAGTTGGTCCGTCCATGCGTCCCGGAACGTGTGCTAGAAGCAGCCCACAATCCAAGGCCTTTCCATTGTACACATTCCTTACACGGGGAGGGCgtaatagaaaacaaaaggaaggCGGTTTGAAGCGTGCTAGACAAAACATACGAAATCAAACGTGTGCAGTACAATTCGCATTACAACTCCGTGccctcacagacacacacacacacacggcatgcacacacaccacacgaaGAAGAGCCCCCAGGAGTACGATTTATTAGCTTTACAAGCGAAAATCGGAcgcaaagtgtctccaaatgTGTGCCTGTTTATGTGTCTCTGCGGCTGTGATCGTGTGTCTGCGATCGCGACACTTACCAACAATGAGTAGCGGGCGTTGTTGTAATGCTTGGGTGGGGTGCGGGCCGACCCACTATGTAAATATAACCCGTCCAACCCTTCGGCAGTCAGCTCCCCTTCGCCCTGACGGATTTCCCTTGTCCTCGTGTCACTCGTGCGCGCTCTCGCGCATACCAGCAACaacgtgtttgtttgcttttcattcTCGCCGTTTCGTGCCGGACTGACCGCCCGCCGTATGACTGACGCGGCAACAACTCGCGGTTGCTCGCTTTTGGTCGGGGCCGTTTTGGTGGACTTTTCCCCATGTCGCCAAACCTCCCTACCGGTCGGTGGCGTCGTCAATCTTGTGTTGCCAGTGTTTGGATTGATTTGCATAATGTTGCAGCGGGCCCAAAACAATGCCGCACCACTTGTTGATTTGGTGGTGCGAATGGAATGGGCTGTTTTGCTAAAGGAAATCCCCATTCAATGTGCTCTTCTGTGTGACACATCGGATGGCAACAGGTACAGATGTTTTTGTCAAACCATTTCAGCAACGCATTGTAATTTTTAACAACTTTCTATGTGAATGCGTTAAAAAAAGCCAATAGTCGCCATTGTTTGGTTCACACAAATGCATTCGAATTGAGTTGTAATTGATGATACCCGGAGTGGCGAATGGATATGTATTTTTCTCACTTCTGATCGATGATGGCCTCAAGACAGTCCTATGAGATGGTAAACTAAGAACGTTGCCTCGCCTTGCTTGATGTTCGTTGCACTCTTTCGTTATATACTGAATGTTGATGTCATAGCTCCTGTCGTTAGGATTTGAAGTATGCCGCATCGTGCCTGGACCCTGACTCACCCACCCAGCGCCTTGTTGATAGTGTGACGTGGACAGATAAGATCATTTAAACCCTAAACGCTCTGCTTCCCTTTACTTGCACAATCAATGTTTCAAACAGTCCACAAGTTCTTACAATTTCTTCTAATTAAACGAtacataattaatttattattatttttttctttgtttcaagGCCTTTCTCCAAACCCTTTCTCAGAACGAAGCCCTTTCACAAAACGTTAGAAAATGAAGCGAGCACAGCAAatttaaaacaacacaaatagAAGCGTCGCACATGTGCGCAATTGAAATAACCTTCGGTTTGGACAAAATGTGTACATCTAACCAGTTGGATTGCACTTCTCTTTaccgagagaaagagagagaaagagatagggATAGAGAGCTGCTCGCCCAATTCGTCGATGGGTGCGTGTACACCGTTTGCCCGAtcgagcaaaacacacacacgagagtcgtacaattaattaatttacccATACCAACGATAAACCGCGGTTGATTGGTCGGATGGGTCGGTGATGGGTGTTCGTCCGGGCCACCTTGTTGGGGGTGTAGCCGTGCTGGCCAACCTCGgtacgttttttttacattcagCCGGGTATTTCCAATTTTGCAATTGCAGTTGTGAAGATGCCCGTGTAAGTCATTGGTAGACTTAAACGGACTTCGGTTTATTAGCGTCACACGCTGCACAGGGCACAATTATTTTGTCTTTTTATA
This is a stretch of genomic DNA from Anopheles merus strain MAF chromosome 2R, AmerM5.1, whole genome shotgun sequence. It encodes these proteins:
- the LOC121591119 gene encoding membrane-associated tyrosine- and threonine-specific cdc2-inhibitory kinase; the protein is MKSPLPLPELFEEDEFSFSFKKPRGLHDAFSRRRPPKLMQPLNRSINASMANVISFRLDDSRAELSALYNRHKPETYYEQCFEQLTKVGEGSFGEVFKVRSRTDGRLYAVKKSKTYFRSSQCRQLCLEEVRRYEQFSDHENCVKLYQAWEQDDRLYMQMELCRENLEVYAREQQQLPDERIWSILLDLLLALKSLHDRNLIHLDIKLDNILVTDDGTCKLADFGIVFDLTKSNPRYATEGDSRYMAPELMEGTYTKAADIFSLGIATLELACNLELPPNGRMWQRLRNGQPLPELLARKVSPTLKDIIHSMMRPVPAERPTVDVLLKHPMLQKLYEARRRRRIFERTGSYLCRKLSSLARFVLVAVMWLVACFRLQHRKDSPDAKVERGQQKAANKTARSCNGSNLSVGSCSRTGIAFGASRSFQEHCSSLLADDDNEMDFSGTGFDSSACTAAGDEADCDRTAGTQDGGGTDKESVQITPTLNSSMPPTRTPTVRIVNSTPLNHHHHHHDHLHRHHLQFQQTQQSHSGSRHASRVFCSPLRILWFEDDADDLSILNDSRRNLKASFSNSPTAASSLNDSDNDFRPLGSLSQDLDASGGGKGDGEEAPAPPGKNGTTPAHSSLSSLAVGEQSITSTPNSSLFKALRTNVSVANGVTASAGCDTPLSTGHSSFLIKKKLRFNAEDEDSD
- the LOC121591121 gene encoding short-chain specific acyl-CoA dehydrogenase, mitochondrial produces the protein MMFALRIASRMGQRVRSRSIASLSALPDTHQMLQKTCRDFADNELVPNAARFDREHLYPAEQIRKMGELGLMAISVKEEYGGTGLDYVAYAIAMEEISRGCASAGVIMSVNNSLYLGPLTHFGNEQQQQKYVSEYTDGSRVGCFALSEPGNGSDAGAASTTATLKGDHWVLNGTKCWITNGYEAGAAVVFATTDKSLKHKGISAFIVPKETPGFSLGKKEDKLGIRGSSTCSLIFEDCAIPRENLLGEPGFGFKIAMQTLDAGRIGIASQALGIAQASLECAVDYANKRIAFGKPIAKLQAIQTKIADMATRLEAARLLTWRAAWLKDNKKPFTKEAAQAKLAASEAATYCAHQSIQVLGGMGYVSDMPAERHYRDARITEIYEGTSEIQRLVIAGAVIKELTA
- the LOC121591120 gene encoding cytosol aminopeptidase-like, which translates into the protein MSLAVLRKIMRPSSLKSLQYQASRYMQHKGKVAEQCSNPASRGLVLGVYADENDRLDIGVLTPTAAKYNESYTSGRLLEMLRLAGPMPKRGEVRVLYNLEPTYSAVAVCGLGSECLGYDDVEKMDISKEAIRIAAARGCQELQQLETSRIYVEDFGHAESAAEGAHMGLWVNQELRSPDQRKFVPQLQLYYEPELPCDSNGWRIGLAKAEAQNLARQLQETPSNLMTPTTFAQNVVQILCNSGVNVEVKVRGWAENEEMTSFLTVAKGSCEPPIFLELSYYGTNTKERPIVLIGQGNTFDSGGLCLKTLEALTDMRADMTGAACVVAASRAIAALKLPVNIRALIPLCENMLGCNAMKPGDVITVKNGKSIEIVKTSNEAPLALVDALLYAEHFGPKYIVDVSTISKATIESFGKVCAAVFTNSEDLWQRMQNASIHTGDRVWRLPLWNYYTQQICSAEHVDVQNIGKGEGANSCKAAAFLREFLPCGKWMHIDALNVMKTKGTDFPYIRRGMAGRPTRTLIEFIAQSVVQCTDSGSGVTKTESALSSQQMR
- the LOC121591123 gene encoding uncharacterized protein LOC121591123, whose amino-acid sequence is MGISFSKTAHSIRTTKSTSGAALFWARCNIMQINPNTGNTRLTTPPTGREVWRHGEKSTKTAPTKSEQPRVVAASVIRRAVSPARNGENEKQTNTLLLVCARARTSDTRTREIRQGEGELTAEGLDGLYLHSGSARTPPKHYNNARYSLLHASNRLPFVFYYALPV